The Patescibacteria group bacterium genome has a window encoding:
- a CDS encoding restriction endonuclease subunit S, protein MLRIEFTCKFAFMKTWPIKKLVEITERLNLEKAVVGSWPYIEIGDIDLENKSISFKDKKSIKGAVVAPENTVLISRVRPTRGAIVLIDKSYPVSSAFTILKARQSETSSRFLFYWLSNFKSLSIYLQSRQKGSNYPSVREKDILNFEITLPPLEIQKQIVERLDKIAEARKLNDELIQKTDELFQSFLHKELNSSGREWAIKRLPEVSKLERGKFTPRPRNDPIYFGGSIPWIQTGEIVNSDGFIRTYHQTLNEEGLKVSKIFFKGTIVITIAANIGDLAILEIDAAFPDSIVGIRADKDLIDNKFLYFQLLLSKNYLNSVATQAAQKNINLAILSKVKIVLPTLKIQKQIVAKLSAVQDYKKQLLEQKLKLKELFDSVLTKSMKG, encoded by the coding sequence ATGCTGAGGATAGAATTTACGTGTAAGTTTGCCTTTATGAAAACTTGGCCAATAAAAAAATTAGTAGAAATAACCGAAAGATTAAATTTAGAAAAAGCTGTCGTTGGTTCATGGCCATATATTGAAATTGGTGATATTGACCTAGAAAACAAATCAATTAGCTTTAAGGATAAAAAATCTATAAAAGGTGCGGTTGTTGCACCAGAAAATACTGTATTAATATCACGCGTCCGTCCAACAAGGGGAGCGATTGTTTTAATTGATAAAAGTTATCCTGTCTCCTCTGCCTTTACGATTCTTAAAGCAAGGCAGTCGGAAACTTCATCAAGATTTTTATTTTATTGGCTTAGCAATTTCAAGAGTTTATCTATTTATTTACAAAGTAGACAAAAGGGAAGTAATTATCCGTCTGTTCGTGAAAAAGATATTTTAAATTTTGAAATTACTCTTCCGCCTCTCGAAATTCAGAAACAAATTGTTGAGCGGCTGGATAAAATCGCCGAGGCGAGGAAATTGAACGACGAGCTTATTCAAAAAACTGATGAGCTTTTTCAATCATTTTTGCATAAGGAATTAAATTCTTCTGGTAGGGAATGGGCGATAAAGAGACTTCCTGAAGTTTCAAAATTGGAAAGAGGAAAATTTACACCGAGACCAAGAAATGATCCTATATATTTTGGTGGCTCTATCCCATGGATTCAAACGGGTGAAATTGTTAATTCTGATGGGTTTATTAGAACATATCATCAAACTCTTAATGAAGAAGGACTGAAAGTTAGTAAAATTTTTTTCAAGGGCACAATAGTAATAACTATAGCAGCCAATATAGGTGATTTGGCTATTTTGGAAATTGATGCCGCATTTCCGGATAGCATTGTAGGCATACGTGCCGATAAGGATTTAATTGATAATAAATTTCTATATTTTCAACTTTTGTTATCAAAAAATTATTTAAATTCGGTAGCAACTCAAGCTGCGCAAAAAAATATAAATTTAGCTATATTGTCGAAAGTAAAGATTGTTTTGCCTACCCTTAAAATCCAAAAACAAATCGTTGCCAAACTTTCCGCGGTACAGGACTATAAAAAACAGCTACTCGAACAAAAATTAAAACTCAAAGAGCTTTTTGATTCAGTTTTGACCAAATCAATGAAGGGCTGA